DNA from Brachionichthys hirsutus isolate HB-005 chromosome 3, CSIRO-AGI_Bhir_v1, whole genome shotgun sequence:
TACAGACAACCCCAGCGTCAGTCATTTCCCTCTGCAGTTGGTGGTGAAGTTTGCAACTCCCACCTGACCTTCCACCTAACTGGCAGATAGTCCAAACAGACATGGGCATACCGTGACATCATAATCGTGTGTCAAAGGTAGCTTTTTGCACGCCGCGTCTTGCCCGTAGTCAACTGAGATAGGCCCGTGGCCCCTAAGGTGgaaaaagcggctgtagatgagacgactGAGGTCGTCTCCtctacaagaaaataaataaggtagcttttttttgcttttgcaacTTCAGCATTTGACTAATAGCAAGAGCACAGAACAAATCACAACAGCGATTAATTCAACACATATCAAACCATTGATTAAAAGAGAATAACATCAATTTTGGCCACTCATCATAGTATTATTTATATAGAGCTAGGtcagaacagaaagttatctcaaggcactgtACAAGTGAATACATGTGAAGTTTTGTATTGTAAAATGTACTGTGGAGAATCTATGCCAGGAAAAATATGACGCTTGAGATTTCTTTGCGGATATCACATGACAGTCTCATAGCCCAAAAGGGTGAAGCCAAGGAGTCTGCAGCTACAGAGAAAGATGAGCAAActgtatttctgtttttaacagGTACAAATAATCAAATTATCGGAAGCAGAATTCCTTCAGTTACACACTCGGAATATTGTCGTGTATCTTAAATGAATCAATTTGGAGACATAGAACTCTCTCCAAAATAAACTCAACGTATTAAGAGGCTTTTACGCTTCTCACAGACCGAgcaacttcacacacacaccgttctAAACTGAACAACAGGAAACGAGCAACAATGATGTTCCACACAGCCTACATATGGGGAACATATGGCTTTCCTCCAGTTTCACAAGGGAACgctacaaatgaaataaaatgcataaagtTGATTTTCAGGTCTGATGAAAAGCGACCGTGTAAACGGCCTCCCACGAGATTAGGTTGAAACTCTATAATCTTATTACACAGGCACCAAATCTTTCATAAACAGGCGAGTACACAAATGTGTGCTTATTGCAGGATAGACACATCACATGTGGAACAGTAGTAGGCTCCTCACAGTAGTAATGAAGTGCTCGGGGACCTACAAGTCCCTCTTGTTCCAGTTATAATTAGACGGTGTCCGAGATAATAAGAAAACAGAGTTTGTTTAGTGGCAACAGGGGCAGCTCTGTGAATAGACAGCCTGCCGTCACAGGCCgattattattttgtcatttaaattgCGGGTAGtgttttttaataattttattatattttatttttggaaaggTAACACATTTAATCTGATCACCCTCCCCttcccctccccttcccctcCACACTTGTTACCTGTTCTGGAAGGTCCCGTCAGTGTCACCAGCGGAGACTGAAGGGACAGAACGTCAAAGGTGAATACAAAGACGACGGGGCGAGATgaagcgctgggggggggggggggttgacattACTACCAGGGCTACGGCGACGTTAGTGACCCTCGGAACCTTCTAGGGGCTAATGGAGAGGAACAGCTTCCAAACACGCCGATAAAGAATAGCTTCAGAGTGTTCCTGCGTCCCGACTCGAATCCTAGCTTCGGCGACCCAAGGCCAGCTAACGTAGCTGCTAGCGCTCGTTAGCAGGTCGTGACAGCTCGGGAGCATCAAAGCGGGGCGGACTACAAACGGGGAAAGAAGCATAGAAGTCTGAACTAGCGCGGACAGACTCACCCACGGGACCTTCTTTGTGTCGAGATGAGCGTCTTCCATTCACACTTTTCTCAGTTCTGCTACTCCCAGAACTCTTACCCGACGCCATCTTCGCCCACTGTTTAGTATTTACAACCCCGTTACCCACATCGCGCCTTCATACCTGCCTTGGGAGCGTAAAAGGCCCCGCCCATGTCAAAAACGGAATCCAGCGAATGGCTGCGTCGAGGGAGGCCCAGTAGCCAATCGCGACGGTCAGAACTGTAtttgccccgcccccttttcACTTAATCAGCATATACAACTTGCATATATTTTCCGGTGACCTGAAGTGttgttttgaaatgtattttttttaaacgaatATTACATGAAGCAAGAAAAGAGGACGATTCCATTGAATTAATGTAATCACTTACATAAAgatgatttatgttttttttattatcatatgTAATACACAATACACTCAGAACTCTCACATTCCTTGTCCTATACATCCATTGTCCTTCATGGCTTCTCCAAATcaatttcctcctcttcctctgcaacAGCGCACACATCCTGATACTGGCTGCGTCCCTGAGAGCGTTCAATCGGATCATATGCAGAGCCACAATCATCCAGATTTAGACCCTGGATTTTAAGGTAAGAAGGACACAAAAGACAAAGGAAACATTTCAACAATTAATTGATAAATGGGGCAAAATCACATATTCAGGCATGTCTTTGTGCCTCCAGCAACTGACTAGCATTTGATTGTTGCGTCTATAATAAAAAGTGTTACACCTATAGAGGATGCAACTCATGTGAAAATAACCTGGTATatgttttcctcttccttcgtaaatttcttccttttgagtTCAGTTAGTTTCTTGGACTGTGAGGGAAGACAGAGAAGTGCGTAAATCTAAGAAATGGTGCATCCTTTAGTGGACTGAAAAAAGGTTGCAAAATAAACAACTGTGAAACGTAGACGGTGGAGCCAAAGTGTGATTGGCTTACACGCTGCAATAATTTATAGAACACTGACACGATAGGGCAATAATGAAAGGAAACTGTCACTTCAACGTTAGTTGTGTGGGTCAGAGGTGGTTCATAGAATAGCGTATGGGGAACATAATGATGTGACCTTCAGACCTGATAGAGGAGGGAGGCAGCAGGTAGAAGCACAAACAGTAGCAATAAGATTCCCTCAGCTGCCAGGATCCTGTTTTTGGTCTTTTCACTGAGGTTGATCGTCTTCCCCAGCGGTTCTAGCCAGACAAACAAGGTTCACAAGTGTAGTATTTGGTTTTACTTGTGTACTGTAATAGCTGTATAGTGTAAGTAAATTATAGTAACATTTgaatgaggcttttttttttttttttttagaaaataaaagttgctttgtaaatgtaaatgtataagAAGAAACCCCTTGTTGCATAACGTTCGGTATAAAAAACACCATCTTacaaaatgcatgaataaagaAATATTAAGCTCAGCGTAATGGTAGTCGTAAACTAATGCAGGTTTATCTAACACATTATCCCAGAGCAATTTATTGGTTGCACCAGCTCCAATCTTTATTTAATGGAATTATGATGGACAATGGCTTTTCAGTGCCACGAAGGCCTCCCTACATTAGTTTTATTGCAACTTGAGCTAATCCTTGTGCTTTTTGAATTAAAGCAGACCGTAATGGATCCATCCTGATGAGTGTAAATCATGTGCATCCACGATGCCGCTAACACAGCTCTTGGGTGGACTACGGCTAACAGGATTTACGGCTTATTGGcttatgttcacacacacacacacacacccactagCCGTTCCTACCATCACACAGACACGCATAAGACTACTCACTGTAGACCTGCATGTAGGTGCCGTGTGTGAAAAGGTGGACCTCATTACTCTTCAGGAAGCACTGGTACAGCCCGGAGTCATTCAGCTGGACTGATTTGAAGGACAGGGTGCCACACAGGGTGTCAGACTCTCTTCTGTCTCCTATTGTCACAAGATCTGAAGCGTTCACACTTTCTGGCACCCGGATCACATTGACATCTTGAGCACGTATTACCCATATGGATTCCAGTGACAAATTGGTGGCGTAGCAGCAATCCAGTGCAGCAGAGTCACCGAGCCGCACCCTGACATAGGGCCTGTCTGCCTTTAAGTTCACCTCATGCTGAGCCTCAACCACTGTGCAGGGAGCAACCATTATATCACGGTGTTAAATATTTGTGCATTATTTAAACATCAGTGAAGAATGCAGCCTCAGATGTAGCACagtagcgtctcccttgagcccaGATAAATGGGCTTGGGACCGGCGTAAAACTTTGATACAgcaaatatagatatatatactatataataGCCTGGGTTGCAATGTCAATGAGTCAAATTGAAAAGCAAAAAACTACATCATCATTAATCACCATCTGCTCCGAGAGGCGATGTGGTTCACTGAAGCAGAACTCAAAAGATGTGCGCAATAATATTACAAAAGTTAAAACCATGTAGAGTTTATACTTAAAGGCTACCATAAAGACAGATATTAGGCCTATTTCAAAATCCAGAAGCTGCATTTTTCACAAATATAATCATTTACATAACTAATGAATATTTCAGATACTATTAAGACAATTTGACTCACCAGCCAGGCTGCAAAGTAAAAATTTGATGACTGTCCACATTGTTTTTAACTACTCAAATccagagaataataaaaaaggagaaaaaaaaaaaaagaaagactgaaATGCCGTCTTTGATGCTGATCTAATTCTTTACACAGTGCTGGCACCAGGCTTCACTGCTACTACTCTACCACACTGTgatcttgtttttctgtcaggaTTTATGCTTGAATGAATAAAGACCACACCTCATTTGCAACTGCATTTAATGCAATGCAAGCCTTCATGATAAAAAATGTGGTTTCCTTTATATTGTATACGGCAGTTAAAGGAATATACAGATACAGAACTTTTATTAATGTGGGATCATAGTAATGTGGCAAACTAAATTCACCATTAACCCCAAACTAAGAGCTTATAAGTCATTTTGATGTAGCAACTGGCTCAACTAGAAAATGACAAAACTGTAATTTATTTCCCcaatttattaaaaaatgaaaaaaaaacaaagcgtACCAAAACTTTTCTGAAGTATACATCTTTAAAGAGCCtcttatacaaaaaaaatcaaaagccAAATACACAGTATAGTTTTTGCACATTCTTTGTTTATAGGTAAAACACATGGAAGATGCCAAAATGATAAGGAGCAATGTTTTTTCTATTGTGGCTGGATGCATCGGCAGAGAGCTACAATTAAATAGTTGTCATAGCGGTGGTCACAAGAACAGAATCCTGGGATGATCTCTCACTCTCAGGCCTGTTCTCGTTTGCAGGCTTCAGACCCCATAATGAATTATAACTCAGCAAGGTACcactatataaatatacatagaCTGCATGAAGAAAAGCATGTGGAGGAGGGTGTGTCTGAGAAATGCCTCTAATATTCTTTCAGCCAGTGAGTGAATATTTGACTGTAAGCTGGCGTGAACTCAGTTCTGCTGATCACTGCGTAGTGAAattgaaatgtttaaaatatCACCTGGTTGAGATGATTTAACTGTGTCCGTTAGCTGGATAGCCACAGTGCAGAGCAGGTGTAAACCGTAACAAACATTTTGCAAGAATTGTTAAATTCAATCATTTTACAGACAAGTCCTGTTGCTTTCAGTGAGATGGTCAAATACATAATACTTAGTAAAAAGCTTGCCTGAAAAACAGCTTTTTTAAACAACCGTCCCAACCATTTAAGtaaatcaaaccaaacacattAGATATGGTAAAACAGTGTCATGGGAAAACATGATCATGCCATCACAAGTGAATGTGCTTTCAAaaggtctgtgtgtgtatgtgtgtgtggctgataaGATTAAACTGAAACAGGAGAGGCTAATTCATACATTCATGTGCAGTTTCTATGGGAGCGATGGCAGCAATGTCTAAACACAAACTTATTTCAGCACTTTGTTTCACTCCGTAGACTAATGGCAGCATCAGTTGCATAAATTCATTGCGAGTTTCATTAAGATCAAAGAGGGTGTCGAAAATGTGGCAAGAGAATTGAGAACGCATTTCAAGAAGACAGCACAACCGTGTTACATGTGAAAATGGCGTGTAAGGAATCACAGATCTTTTAGATCACAGATTCTGTTTGGgtgtggttaaaaataaaagaccagaacaaTCCTACATTCTTCATATCAGCATTTACCTGCATAATTATCAGaagcaaatacattttctttttattcaaaaCCAATGCTTCATTTTATGCGTTTCAACATCCCTTAAGAGGAAAAGCAGCTTGCAGACTTCAGGGCTACActactgagccccccccccccccccccccccagatacaGATGTAGCACGTCATTAAGAAAAATTACAGCTCGTATGAGGATCTAACGGTGCTTTGGATTGTCTTTGGTCCTGTGTGCATGGCCTCTACTTAGAATAATTCTACCATCACAATTATAATTACAATCAGCTGttgaataaaatacaacattgaGTTTACTACCTGACACAAATATCACAACAAGGGAAGAAACGAATTTTTAATACTACATGTACATGGGAATCTAATGTTGTATAATACAATTTATAACCCCATCTGGTGGCAGAAACTATGCTGGCATTGAGTGACTTTTGTGAAAACTGCTGAAAGCAcctggcagtgtgtgtgtgtgtgtgtgtgtgtacatgttttattcaataaacacattttttctACTAATTTCCTGGTTATGGCTCAAACTGGGCTAAATTACCAGCCCAACAACATCTAGAACTCACTCCTCTCCTACATGCCTCTTCTTCACCCCTTACCGTTGTCACTGTTACACATTAAACATCAACCTCCTTGTGCTTTATTGTTTGTCTCTAACGAATGACTccatctccttttttttggggggggtgggggcgtgtGCTGTAGCAGTTTCACTCACTCACCCAgcagaggaataaataaaagtagCAAATACATCAAGTCTCCAGTATTAACAGCATGATTATCTATAGTtccactatatatatataaatgtttcaaTGTGACCTAATAACTCTAAGAACCCTCAAAATAAGCAGgggctgaataaaaaaagaaagaaacgtaacacacatacacacactttcTTGCATGCAATTTGTTTCATGAAAGAGCGGCTGGCAAGGTGAAGCTCCGGTGCTCAAAAAACACCATGATAAATTTAGCAGAAACAGTGTAGATTTAACTTGTTGTGATCAGATAAAAGTGCATCTCTGTGGTGCTCTGATATAAACTGGAAATAATACATCAGCAGTAGTATTTTATTACATCTTCAAATGCTACATTAGCCTATCAAGGCTTCTACCTGATGTAATAACTGACCTAGCAGGCAAACACGTGTTCTCCTTTGATATCGACGGTAATGCAACATATTTTCGAGCGTGCATGCCCCtagtgtgcgcatgtgtgttaCACCAGATtgcaattattacattttcttagGGAGCATTTCTCACAGCAAAAAATATTGCttaagtttgtttatttttgggaGCTCTCTGCAAAACCAACACCCTACTATACACCCTAAAGTAGGATGGcgtttgattttctttctttctttgtataCCTCTCTACCAAGCATgcgcacaaacagacacacgcTCACACTTTCCACATCCCATCACTGAACCACTGCACCGTGCATGAAGCCATCTAATGCAGCAACGTTCCAAGCATGAGGGTTCAGGAAAATCCAGGAAAGCCTTTGAAAGCGACTCTTCCAAACCAGCGGCAGTAAAAAATCTAAACAGAACAAAAGACGTGAAATTAATTAGATTAATGATCAACAGTGCGTATTTTCCACTGGGTGATGGGACTCGTTCAAACTCCCTATTTTAGTTCCTAATTCTCTCATCACAGTTCAGTTGAATTACGGACTATTTTTGCCCTGAGATTTGTATCTTAGGCTACACATGCGCAACCATAATTACGGTAATTAATTTAATATCCAGATCAGTGTTCTCACCTAGTGACCAGCAGGCGGTGTGATGGTGTTTTACTGAAAGTTACCCCCCTCCAGTGAAAACTTGGACAGGGCCTCTTGCAGCTTGTGGTGCTCCTCTTCTACAGTCTACAACACATAAAATCAATATTAGCTTACGGACGGAGGACAGACACATGCATTCCAAACCCCTCGCTCAGTCAGACACAAATACACTTCAACCTCCACCTCTTATCATCCTCTCTTCGTCTCCCTGGCTGCTTCTGTGACACATCCCATTGCAAGCTCTGGACGTAATAGCCATTTTCAGAAAAGTCCAATTTCACAAGGCAATTTTCAGCCAAGCAATAACAGGAGCGGTTAAAAGGCTATTCTATTCTCCAGTTTCTCTTTCGTGCCATTTTGGCCCTATTTTTCCAAAGTATACCACATCACACTCCTTACTTAAGTTATCCTCGGTGAAATACTTGATGTCCAACTGGCTCCCCTCTTTTGTTACGACTCTCACTTTGATCTACGCCTGTCATACTTCCAGCACAGTATCATTCTCTACACGCTCATCTTTCTGTCCGTTCACCTCCACACACCTGTAGTCTCTTGAGCTGTTCCTGCAGACTGTGAAGCCTCCTGCACACTTCCTCCATTCGCTCCTGGGACAGCACCAGGGGGGCACTGATACTcccgtcctcctctctctttgtcCCTTGTTTTTTACAGGAGttatcatcttcctcttctgcccCCCTCTCTGTTGTCTGGATTTCTTCTGTGGGTGGAAAGATTGGATTTAGTTAAAACCccatatttaaaacaaataggTTTATGTGCATATTTGTTGACATCCACTTTAAACTGCCACTGAAGGAGAGACTTCTCCTTGGGGTCCGCAAACAACAGAACATGTGAAGACATATCCATAACATGTAAAGAAGACCATCAAAATGAATCAACTTGCATTGTATTGGGGttatttagtttttaatttgtgttaaGATTACTGTTTGTGAGACTTCCTGGTCACAAAGTTATGTTGCTTTTTGATGAATTTGGTAACCTCACACCCCCtcgttggtggggggggggggataaaaacaAGCTTCATGCTGCACCACCAACCTACTGGCTCTAGCTTCATATTTATCTTACAGCTGTGGGCGTGGTATCAATCTTTACATCTCCTCTCTACCAGAATGGGAACAAGCCTACGGCCTACCCGTTGACTGGCAGCTATCCATTTCTTGGCGTGCCCTTTCTGATTGCTCCGCTCCATTTTCTTCATCGTGCTGGGAGTCTTCCGATAGACTTATGCTGCCGACCAACAGCCTTTTCAGTGACATGACTGGGAAAAGAGACAGAATCAGTGGTTTCAATAGAAGGACAGATAAACGATTAagaaagtaagaaaaaaaatcatccgTACACTGTATGTATAAGGAATACTCTCATTCACCTTCATCCAAAGCACTATTGGCCACCTTCTCCTGATCACTGTTGGAGTGGCCTATCAAGTCGAAGCCTTTGTCTGACAGGAAATCAATCAGCCTGTGCCTTGGGTCTGAAGATTTGTCATCCGTTAAGCTGTCCTTATCTCGATCTGTGGTCAGACACAACACTCAATTTTGGCGCCGGCTTACAAGAATGTTTTACTATAACACATTTTGACTACTTATTACGTGATGGACTGATAAAACTGCAATCTCACCGTCGCTGCTTTTCAAACCGCCGTTCTCCGTTGGGCTCAAAGGGGCAGTCAGTCTGAAGGAGCAGGGACAAAAGAAATGAGACTGGTGAACTTTGACAGGTGATGTAAATATCCTGCTATTTCAACAGAAGCATACGCGGAGGGGCTGAAGGGAGCTCCTCCACTTCCAGGAGGCAGCGTCAACCTCATGGGTGCTCCGCTCTTCTTCAGATCATCCAGTGTTGATTTTATTATCTCAGTCCAgctggaaacacagacaggtTGGTTTACAATCTATCCTGTCTGAAACAAACGTGatcattttgtgcattttgctCCGATACCTACATTTTCCTCTCGCCAACAGACTGAGCCACCAGTTCATAGATCTGAGCCCCGCTGTCCCAGGTAAAAATAACATAGAAGGCCTTTCGATCTGACAGAACAGGGGGAAAACAGCAATCAGGAGGCTGAATGGATGTAACCGTGCTCACCTGCGAAAACACTGCGTGCGACTGACCTGTGGCCACCTCACGCAAGAAGACCGAGTCCAGCTTGATAATGGGACTCAGCATTTGCTTGCCCTCCTGTGCAGCAATGTTACTCTTGCTTTGGCATTTCAGGACCATCTTGTCATCCTGCTTCTGCAGAAGCACCAGCAGATCCCCAAGCAACACACACTGCACCTCTGAGA
Protein-coding regions in this window:
- the cd79a gene encoding B-cell antigen receptor complex-associated protein alpha chain, yielding MWTVIKFLLCSLAVVEAQHEVNLKADRPYVRVRLGDSAALDCCYATNLSLESIWVIRAQDVNVIRVPESVNASDLVTIGDRRESDTLCGTLSFKSVQLNDSGLYQCFLKSNEVHLFTHGTYMQVYKPLGKTINLSEKTKNRILAAEGILLLLFVLLPAASLLYQSKKLTELKRKKFTKEEENIYQGLNLDDCGSAYDPIERSQGRSQYQDVCAVAEEEEEIDLEKP